GGTGATCCTGCTGACTGGTCACGGTGATGTGCCGATGGCCGTCGAGGCGATGCGCGACGGCGCTTATGATTTCCTCGAAAAACCCTTCAGCCCGGAAACCCTGCTGAGCAGCCTGCGCCGCGCGCTGGACAAGCGAAGGCTGGTGCTGGAAAACCGTGCCCTGCACGAGCAGGCGGACAATCGCGCCAAACTCGATGCCACCCTGCTGGGGGTGTCCCGTGGCTTGCAGACGCTGCGTCGGCAGGTACTGGACCTGGCAACGCTGCCGGTCAATGTGCTGATCCGGGGCGAAACCGGCAGCGGCAAGGAGTTGGTTGCCCGTTGCCTGCACGACTTCGGCCCTCGCGCAGACAAGCCTTTTGTGGCGCTGAACTGCGCGGCGATTCCCGAGCAGTTGTTCGAGGCCGAACTGTTCGGCCATGAGAGCGGCGCGTTCACCGGCGCCCAGGGCAAACGCATCGGCAAGCTCGAATACGCCGACGGCGGCACGCTGTTTCTCGATGAAATCGAAAGCATGCCGCTGGCCCAGCAGGTGAAACTGCTGCGGGTGCTGCAGGAACAGAAGCTTGAGCGATTGGGTTCCAACCAGAGCATCCACGTGGATTTGCGGATCATCGCCGCGACCAAACCTGACTTGCTGGATGAAGCCCGGGCCGGGCGTTTTCGCGAAGACTTGGCCTATCGATTGAACGTCGCCGAGTTACGTCTGCCGCCGTTGCGTGATCGGCGTGAAGACATTCCCTTGCTGTTCGAGTTCTTCGCGCAGAGTGCCGCCGAGCGTTTGGGCCGCACCTTTACGCCCTTGAGCGGGCCGCAACTGAGCCATCTGCTGAGCCACGACTGGCCGGGCAATGTGCGTGAACTGGCGAACGTCGCCGAGCGACAAGTGCTGGGTCTCGGCGAGCCGGAACCGGCGGGGATCGACCCCGGTCAGTCGCTGGCGGCGCAGCAAGAAGCCTTCGAAGCACATTGCCTGCGGGCGGCTTTGACCCGGCATAAAGGTGATGTGAAAGCGGTGCTTGAAGAGCTGCAACTGCCGCGCCGGACCTTTAATGAAAAGATGCAGCGGCATGGGTTGAGCCGCGAGATGTTTTTGCAGGACAGCTGATTTTTGGGGTGTCTGTATGGGCCTCATCGCGGGCAAACCCGCTCCCACAATGACCGAGTCGAACACAGATTTTGTGCATGACACAGATCCTGTGGGAGCGGGTTTGCCCGCGATGAGGTCAGCACAGGCACAGCAAATCCAAGCCCAGAATAAGCGGATTTCCGCTCGCGCCCAATCCTGAATAAGCGGATTTCCGCTCAATCAAACCCGCTCCCCCCTCTAAACCGGCCCTCCTCCCCTTGGCACAGCTCCTGCTATAGCTCCAGCAGGCTGCGTTTTAACGCGCTCCACAAAAACAATTAAACGAAGGATCCTTCAATGGATAACTCCAACGCCTTGCCTCTTGGGTCGGCTGCCGCGCCGGCGAAAGAAAGAACCACCGCTAGCCGGATCAAATCGATCTTCAGCGGCTCTGTCGGCAACATGGTCGAGTGGTACGACTGGTACGTCTACGCCGCCTTCTCCCTGTACTTCGCCAAAGCCTTCTTCCCCAAAGGCGACACCACCGCACAACTGCTCAACACCGCCGCAATCTTCGCCGTGGGCTTCCTGATGCGCCCGATCGGTGGCTGGCTGATGGGTCTCTACGCCGACAAGGCCGGTCGCAAACGCGCATTGATGGCTTCGGTTTACCTGATGTGCTTCGGCTCGCTGCTGATCGCTCTGAGCCCGGGTTATGAAACCATCGGCATCGGCGCGCCGATCCTGCTGGTGTTCGCCCGCCTGCTGCAAGGTTTGTCGGTCGGGGGTGAGTACGGCACCTCGGCGACTTACCTCAGTGAGATGGCGACCAAGGAACGTCGTGGCTTCTACTCCAGCTTCCAGTACGTGACCCTGATCTCCGGCCAGCTCATCGCCCTGGCGGTGTTGATCGTGCTGCAACAGACCTTGACCACTGAAGAGCTGTACGCCTGGGGCTGGCGCATTCCGTTCGCCATCGGTGCGCTGTGTGCCGTGGTCGCGCTGTACCTGCGTCGTGGCATGGAAGAAACCGAGTCGTTCACCAAGAAAGAGAAAGCCAAGGAAAGCGCGATGCGCACCTTGCTGCGTCATCCCAAGGAACTGATGACCGTGGTCGGCCTGACCATGGGCGGCACGCTGGCGTTCTACACCTACACCACGTACATGCAGAAATACCTGGTGAACACCGTCGGCATGAGCATCTCCGACTCCACGACGATTTCCGCGGCCACGCTGTTCCTGTTCATGTGCCTGCAACCGATCATCGGCGGGCTGTCGGACAAAGTCGGTCGTCGTCCGATCCTGATCGCCTTCGGCGTTCTGGGTACGCTGTTCACCGTGCCGATCCTGACCACCCTGCACACCGTCCAGACCTGGTGGGGCGCGTTCTTCCTGATCATGGCGGCACTGATCATCGTCAGCGGCTACACCTCGATCAACGCGGTGGTCAAAGCCGAGCTGTTTCCGACCGAGATTCGTGCGCTGGGTGTTGGTTTGCCATACGCACTGACCGTGTCGATCTTCGGCGGTACCGCTGAATACATCGCGCTGTGGTTCAAGAGCATCGGCATGGAAACCGGTTACTACTGGTATGTCACGGCGTGCATCGCGGTGTCGTTGCTGGTGTACGTGACCATGAAAGATACCCGCAAGCATTCGCGGATCGAGACGGACTAATAGTCACATTGATCGAGGCTGTTATGGCCTCTTCGCGGGCAAGCCTGTAGCGGTCCAGTTTTTTTAGACCAATCTGTAGAAGTATTAGGCCGCCAGCTGCTCAAAGAGCGCTGGCGGCAGGTCGTTCGAGGCAGTGTGGCAACGGCGATGGTTGTAGTGCGAGATAAAATCCATCACATCCTTCTCCGCCTCGAAATGATTCTGGTAGCCGCCCTGCGGCATCCAATCGTGTTTCAGCGTTCTGAAATAACGCTCTACCACCGCATTGTCCCAGCAGTTGCCACGGCGGCTCATGCTCTGGACGATCCTGCTTTCTGCCAAGCATGCAACAAAACGGTCAGCGGTGTACTGACAGCCCTGGTCTGAGTGAAATAGCAGCTCAGGCATCGGTCGACGCAGCGCTACCGCCAGCCTTAGCGCCTTGATAGACAGCTCGGTGTCTGCGGTCCTTGAGCACGCCCACCCGACGATCCTGCGTGAAAACAGATCCATCACCACCGCCAGATACAACCAACTGTCTTTCACTTTGATGTAGGTGATATCGCCTGCCCAGAGCGTATTTGGCTGGATTGGATTAAAGCGACGATCAAGTATGTTCGGCGCAGTCACCGCAGGCTTGGTAGCACGGCGATAGTGGGCATAACGTGGCCGGCGCCTTGGCAGACCGAGGGTCTTGATCAAAGTGCCCATTCGATAGCGCCCGATGAAAATGCCCGACTTTCTTAACTCTTTGGATAGCCCACGAGCGCCGAGCGCCTCACGATGCTCTTTATGTAGCGCACGAATTTGAAGCTCCAAGGGGCGCTGGGCTAGGCGGCGCTGCTCAGGTTTGCGCTTAACGTAATAGCTACTGCGGGCAAAACCGAGCACCGAGCAAATGCGTCGAACCGACATTCCCCCTCTAGCGCCATCAATCACTTGGTTCGACCGAACAGAACCTTTAGATGAGAGGGCAATTGCTTTTTTAGCACTTGGTTCTCGGCCTCGAGCAACGCCAGTTTCGCCTGCAACGACTCGATCATTTCCTGATCTTGTGGCCGAGTTGGCTGCAACATTCCCGCCTGCTCCCGGCGCCAACTCAGAACCCAACGACGTAGGGCTGTGGGTCCAACCTTGGTTAGCTCACAGGCTTTAGGGATGGAGTAATTCATTTCCACAACCAAGCGAATGGCTTCCGCTTTTTCCTCGGCCTTAACAACCCGATATCCCATGATGCTTCCTTAGGTCGAGACTCCTACATCATGGTCCAAAAACAGTGAGCCACAATAGCCTCGCTCCTACAAGGGCATCGCAATCCCTGTAGGAGCGAGGCTTGCCCGCGAAAGCCACGACTCGGTCTCGCAATCATCCCCGCCGCTAATACCTTCGCCGCCGACGGTTACGACCGCAGCGACGCGGCCCGCACCAACTGATCCCTGAACGCAACACCACAGCCCGGCCTTCGCCGGGCTTAGTCGTTTCTGGGAAGCACACAAAACCCTGTGGGAGCGGGCTTGCCCGCGATGAGGCCATAACATTCAACATCTGTGTTGACTGTCAAACCGCTATCGCGGGCAAGTCGGATCGCCGCACCGCCGCTCCCACAGTGATCGAGGATGGACTGGAAATATGCCGCTGGCCCTTGCACCATGGCGGCCTTCCGATAGAACGCAGGAATTCACTCATGCCCGACGACATCCACTTCTACGAACCCGCCAACGGCCACGGCCTGCCGCATGACCCGTTCAACGCCATCGTCGGCCCGCGCCCTATTGGCTGGATTTCCTCCCAGGACGCCAACGGTCGCTTGAACCTGGCGCCCTACAGCTTCTTCAACGCCTTCAACTACATTCCGCCGATCATTGGGTTTTCCAGCGTCGGGCGTAAAGACAGCCTGAACAACATCGAGCAGACCGGCGAGTTCGCCTGGAACCTGGCGACCCGCCCACTGGCCGAGCAGATGAACCAGAGCTGCGCCATGGTCGGGCCTGAAGTCGACGAGTTCGAACTCTCCGGGCTGACCACCGTCGCCTCGAAAGTCATTCAGGTGCCACGAGTCGCCGAAAGCCCGGTGTCCTTTGAGTGCAAGGTCACGCAGATCATTCAGTTGCAGCGCGCAAACAAGGAAGTAGTGCCTAGCTGGCTGATTCTCGGCGAAGTGGTCGCCGTGCACATCGCCAAATGGCTGTTGAAGGATGGGGTGTACGACACCGCCGCGGCAGAACCGATTCTGCGCGGCGGCGGGCCGGCGGATTACTTTCAGCTGGGGCCAGAGGCATTGTTCAAGATGTTCCGCCCGGGGGCGGTCAAGTAATTACCAGAGCAGGTCGGCGTCTTCTTTAACGTCTTTGAGGCGGGTCAGCTCTTTGGCCGCGGCCTCGTCGGCTTCATGAGCGGTCTTGAAGGTCTGGTCTTCCAGCACTTTGTGAAAACGCGGGGCACCGGAACCACCCAGGGCTTTGACGGCAATCGCGGCGTGGTAACCGCCCTCGCCCGGTACTACTGCTGAAACGGCTTCGAAGTGTTCAAAGGCTTTGCGTGCCATGTCGCGGATCCTGGCTAATGGAGAGTTGCGCCATTAAACCCTCAACCGGCGAGTTTGTGTACCGCTGCCTGGGACTGGCCAAGGGCCTGGGCCGCCGAGACATCCTTGAAGGTATGGAAATCCAGGCTATTGACCACCATCTCCTGCACCAGCTCGGCAAAAATCTGCATCGCCGGGCTGCCGAAGTAAGCGGTCATGGCCTGTTGGTGGGTCCAGAAACCGGACACCAGCCACAACTCCGGATCGCATTGCGAGTGCTGCAGGGCAAAGCTCAGGCAACCCGGTGCGTTGCGCGACGGCTCGATCAGGGCGCTCAGGCGCGCACCGAGTTCTGCCGAACGCCCGGCGCGGGCGCGGACAAAGGCCATATGACTGACGGGGATTTGCGTAGACATGTTCAACCCTCCCAGGTCATCCAGTGGCAGCCGGGGACGGGCTGCGACAGGATCCAAGATTAGGCGGTGCGCCCTGGTCGTCGTTAGTCGATTCCTGCCGGGTTGTTGCACAATCCTGCGCGGCCGTCATCGCCACCTGCACAAGCTGTAAACCACGGTCATGGCACTGTCATATGAGATTCGGGCAAGTGTGCTGAACTCATGCAGGAGCTGCCGAAGGCTGCAATCTTTTGATTTTGAAAGACCAAGTCAAAAGATCGCAGCCTTCGACAGCTCCTACACAAGCAAAGCCGCGCCCGGCAAACGTTGGAGCGCAGATCCACCCCATGCAGAATCAGGCAAGCATTTCGCAGAATGTGTCTACCGCCTCGGCTTGCACAAATTTATGCTCTGCACCATTCCACCTCCTCTGAGGAAGCCGTGCATGCCTTCACTCGATCACCTTCAAGCCCCGCTGGATGCCGACATGGAAAAACAGCGCGCGGAACTGGCCGCCCTCATCCGTCGTAACACGATGGAGGATGGCACTTATGCCACCGCCGTCGGTTCGCTGTTCATGTCGCGCCACAGTCAAAACCATGACTTCGCTCCAGTGCTGGCGCAACCGGCCCTGTGCATCATGGCCCAGGGACGCAAGGAAGTACGGCTGGCGGATGAATACTTCAATTACGACCCGCTGAATTACCTGGTGGTGTCGGTCTCGATGCCGTTGAGCGGTCGGGTGGTGAATGTCTCGCCCGAGGAACCGATCCTCGCCGTACGGCTGGACATCGACCCGGCGGAAATCAGTGCGCTGATTGCCGACGCCGGCCCCATCGGCGTCCCCACACGGCCCACTGGCCGCGGCCTGTATGTGGAGCAGATCGACACGGCAATGCTCGATGCCGTGCTGCGTCTGGCGCGTTTGCTGGACACACCGAAAGACATCGCGATGCTGGCGCCGCTGATTCGTCGGGAGATTCTGTATCGGCTGTTGCGCAGCCAGCAGGGTCATCGGCTGTATGAGATTGCCATTGCCAACAGTCAGAGCCATCGCATCAGCCAGGCGATCAAATGGCTCAACGGCAATTATGAGCAACCGCTGCGCATCGATGATCTGGCGCGGGAAGTGAACCTGAGCGTGTCGACATTGCATCACCGGTTCAAGGCGATGACGGCGATGAGTCCGCTGCAGTATCAAAAGCAGTTGCGTCTGCAAGAGGCGCGGAGGTTGATGCTGGCCGAAGGGCTGGAAGCTTCGGCGGCGGGTTATCGGGTGGGGTATGAAAGCCCTTCGCAATTCAGCCGGGAGTACAGCCGATTGTTTGGCGCGCCGCCGCTCCGGGATTTGGCGCGATTGCGGTTGTCGGTTTGATCCAAAATTTGTTGTGTGGCTGATGGCCTCATCGCGGGCAAGCCCGCTCCCACAGGATGATCTGCCCCCCAAAAGTTGGACACCAATCCTAATTTTGGGGTCAGATCAGGATTGGTGTACACCGGTCCACTGTGGGAGCGGGCTTGCCCGCGATGAGGCCAGGAAGGCCAACATCAAATCTGGATCAGGCGCTCAGTACTCGGCAAGCCTCAGCCGGCAATGTCACCGACACCGGATTGCCAATGCTTAACCCAACCCCCTGACACGGCGTGCTCAACGCGGTAAACGACACCCCGGAACACTCGACAGTCGTTTCAATCGTCGCCCCGATATCCCGCACAAATGTCACCTTCCCGAGCAAGCGATTCCCCGCCGTGGCCTGAGGTTGCGACAGTTGCAGGTCTTCCGGGCGAATCAGCATCTTCACCTTCTCCCCCACCACAATGCTGCTGCAGATCGGCACTTGCAGCGCGTCGCCACCGGGCAAGCTGACCTTGCCGTTGCCCAGCGCCGTGGCCGGGAAAATATTCCCCGAACCAATAAAGTCCGCGACGAATTCATTGGCCGGATGCCGATAGATTTCAATCGGCGTACCCACCTGCTGCACCCGATGCTCACCCAGCACCACCACGATGTCGGCCATGGTCATGGCTTCGCGCTGGTCGTGGGTGACCATGATGGTGGTGATGTTCAAACGCTGTTGCAACTGACGGATTTCCACCTGCATCGACTCACGCAACTTGGCGTCCAGCGCCGACAACGGTTCGTCGAGCAGGAGGATTTTCGGCCGCGAGGCAATCGCTCGGGCAATCGCCACGCGCTGACGTTGCCCGCCGGAGAGTTTTGCCACCGGGCGATCAATCATTTCCTGCAGCTGAATCAGCTCCAGCAACTCCACCACCCGCGCCTGTTGATCAGCCTTGCTGACCCCGCGCAGCTTCAGCGGATAGGCGATGTTCTCCCCCACCGTCATGTGCGGAAACAGCGCCAGCGATTGAAACACCATGCCGAAATTACGCTGGTGCGCCGGCGTATGGCCGATGTCTTCACCGTCCAGGCGAATCTCGCCACCGGTCAGGGTTTCGAGCCCGGCAATCATCCGCAGCAAGGTGGTTTTACCGCAGCCCGAAGGGCCGAGAAAACACACCAGTTTGCCCTCGGGCAAATGCAGGTTCACATCCTTTACCGCACAGGCCGAGCCGTAATGTTTCTCGACGTTTTCCAGAATCAGACCAGTCATTTGAATCACCTCAAGAAATCAGAACGAAACGCCGCCTTCGCCAACCAACTTTTCCAGCGCCCAAATGAGCACGAAGTCGATCAGCACGATCAGCACGGCAAACGAGAAAACGGTAGGGTCGAGCGAAGACACGGTGCGGCTGTACATCCAGATCGGCACGGTCATGACGTCGATGGTGTAGAGGAAATAGGTCACGGTGAATTCGTTGAACGAGACGATGAACGCCAGCAGCATGCCCGCCAGAATCCCTGATTTCATCAACGGCACCACCACATCGACAATCGCCCGAGTCGGTGAAGCGCCGAGCATTTGCGCAGCCTCTTCGACTTCGCTGCCGATGGAGAGCATCGCCGCGGTGCAATTTTTCACCACGAACGGCAGCGCCAGAATCACGTGGGCAATCACCAGTCGCGAGGTGGTGATGTGGAACGGCAGGCTGTCGAACACCAGCAGCAAGGCCAGGCCCAACACCACCATCGGGAACACCAGTGGCAGCGACATCAATTGCAACGCCACGGCCTTGCCGCGAAACTCGCAACGGGTCAGGGCATAGGCTGCCGGCACCGCGATAATCGTGGCGAAAATCATGGTCAGGCAGGCCACCATCAAACTGGTGGACATGGCTTTGCCGAGGCTCAGCACGTCGCTGGAGTCTGGTGACACAAAGGTGTTCCAGGCGGCTTTGTACCATTGCAGGCTATAGCTGCTGGGCGGGAAGTCGAGGTTCGACGCGCCGCTGAACGACATGACGATCATGGTCAAGATCGGCAGCACCGCCAGCAGCAAAATGAAACCCGACAGGATGCCGGCGAACTTGCCGGTATCGCCCGGCAGCAGCGAGTGACGCTTCTTGATCAGGGTGCTCATTGGGAAGCCTCCAGCATGCGCCGACGACGGCCGGTGATGTATTCGGACAAGGTCATGATCGCCAGGGTGGTAACGATCAGCACCACACCGGCAGCAGAGGCGGCGGGCCAGTTCATCAACGGAGCGATCTGGTCATGCACCATCACCGCCAGCATCGGCACGCGCCGACCACCGAGCAGCAGCGGCACCACAAAACTGCTGGCGTTGTAGGCGAACACCAGCGTCGCGCCGGTGATGATCCCCGGCAGACTCATCGGCAATACCACTTGGCGAAACACCTGCAAGCGACTGGCGCCTAGGGTGGCAGCGGCTTCTTCATAAGTGCGAGCGACGCCGCGCATGGCGCTGGCAATTGGCAGCACGGCCAAGGGGAACGCGGTTTGCACCAGGCCCATCAACACGCCGTTCTGGTTGTACAGCAGCATGATCGGGCGCTTGATCAGGCCCAGGCCCATCAGCGCCTGATTGAGCATCCCGCCGGGGCCGAGAATCACCAGCCAGCCATAGCTTTGCAGCAGCAGGTTGACCAGTAAGGGCAGCAGCACCGCCGCGAGGAAGATCCGCCGCACGAACGGTGAGGTCAGCCGCGACATGGTGTAGGCCACCGGGATCGCCAACAGCACCGCAATCACCGCGCTGATCAGCGCCAGGCGCAACGTCAGCAGCAACGATTTGAGGTAATAGGGTTCCAGCAATTGGGCGTAACTGGCCAGGCTGAACCCGGTCCACTCCGCGCCTTTGGTGCCGACGCTCATGCGCAGCACCAGCAGGCTTGCGGCAATCAGCACGCCGAGAAACAGCATCGACGGCGAGAGAAAAAACCAGGCACGCGCCGTCGGTGAGACACCCCGATTGATGCGCACGGGTGCGGCGCTTACCGGATGGGTCAGAGGTTGGTGTTCCATAGCAAAGGGTCTCGTCAATGGAAAGCAGCTGACAAACACAAGACTTGAAACCACTGAAGATCCCTGTGGGAGCGGGCTTGCCCGCGATAGCAATCTGTCAGTCACATCGTTGTCGACAGGGAGGCCGTCATCGCGGGCAAGCCCGCTCCCACAGGGATCTTCAGTGGTTTGAAGATCCTGTATTCGCCACTCGATCAGGAAGAAAAGATTTCCGTGTAACGACGAATCCATTGGTCATGCACGGTGGCCAGGAAGGCGTTGTCGTGCATGATCGCCTTCTCGGCAATCTGCTCCGGCGTGAGGATGTACGGGCTCTTGCGCGCTTCGGCGGAGATGATCGCCTTGGCGTTGACCGGGCCGTTGTAGATGTCTTCGGCCATCTTGCCCTGCACCAGCGGGTCCAGAGAGTGGTTGATAAAGGCATAGGCCAGGTCGGTATCGCCCGGACGATTCTTCGGCATCACCGACAGCATCAGGTCGGTGTAGAAGCCTTCCTTCATGCCAAACGTGGCGCCCAGGCCGTAGGCCGGGTCGCGAATCTGTTTCGGGAAAAACGCCGGCGCGTACAAGCCGCCCATGTCCAGCGAACCGGTGCGGAACAGCTCGGCGATCTGGTTCGGGTTTTCGCCCAGGGTCACGACGCGATCTTTCAGCTCGGCGAGTTTCTTGAAGCCTGGCTCGATGTTGTGTTCGTCACCACCGGCCAGTTTGGCGGCGATGATGATCAGGTCCATGGCCTCGGTCCAGTTCGGCGGCGGCAGGAAGATGTTCGGCGACAGCTCCGCATCCCACAGGGCGGCATAGCTGTCTGGCGCTTCTTTGATGGTGCGGGTGCTATAGACCAGGCTGTTGCACCACAGCAGGTAACCGATGCCGTGACCGTTGGCGCCGGTGCGGTATTTTTCCGGCACGTCGATCAGGTTAGGGATGCGGTTGAGATCGGGTTTTTCCAGCAGGTTGGCGGCGGCCAGACCTTCGGCGCCGACGCCGGCCAGAGTGATGATGTCGTACTGCGGACGATCACCGCCGGCCTTGAGTTTGGCGACCATTTCCGAGGTGCTGCCGGTGCGGTCAGCGATGACCTTGCAGCCGTACTTGGCTTCGAAGGTTGCCGCGATATTGCGCAATGCTGCAAGGCCGGTGTCATCGGACCAGGTCAGCAAGCGCAGGGTCTTGCCCTGGAAGCGTGTGTCGCTGGCATTGGCCTTGATGAACGGCATGCTCATGGCCGCCGCAGCCACGGACGCCACGCCCACGGTTTTGATGAATTGACGTCTGTTCAGATCGTGCTCGCCCATGAAGGACTCCCTTTGTTTTTTTAAGTATGAGGTTGGTCGCAACCGTTGCATCCGCGCGGCCAGATCAGCTTCAAGCTCCCGGTTTCAATGGGCCTTGGCGATGCCAGCGGGTTCATCCTGAGGTCGTGCAAAACACCTGACTATCGATAAAAACTCATTGAAGCCATGACGCTGATGCATGCCTCATCGCGAGGCATGCGCTCACCTTTTTCGTGCCTTCAGACGGCCCGAATCACGTGTTTTATTTCCTGGAAAGCCTGCAAGCCCCACGGCCCCAATTCGCGGCCGATGCTGCTCTGTTTGTAGCCACCCCAAGCGGTCTGCGGGAAGATCACTTGCGGCGCGTTGATCCACACAAGCCCCGCCTGCAAAGCGTTGGCGACCCGATCGGCCGCTTCGGCGTCGCGCGTAACCACACTGGCCACCAGGCCGAACTGACTGTCGTTGGCCAGGGCAATCGCCTCGGCTTCAGAGGTGAAACTGCGCACGCAGATCACCGGGCCGAAAATCTCTTCGCACCACAACGCACTGTCGAGGGGCGCGTCGATGAAAATAGTCGGCTGCAAAAAATAGCCGCGTGGCAGGTCTGCCGGACGATTACCGCCGCAGATCAACTTCGCGCCTTCGCTCAAACCGCGATCGATGTGGCCCAGCACGCGTTGGTATTGCGCCTGATTGACCAGTGCGCCCATTTCCACGGTCGGGTCGAACGGGTCAGCCACGCGAATGGCTTCGGCACGCGCCTTCAATCGCGCTACAAATTTTTCCGCCAACTCATCGGCGACCAGCACGCGACTGGTCGCGGAACACATCTGCCCGGCGTTGAAGAAACCGCCGCCACAGGCCACTTCCACGGCCAGCTCGATGTCGGCATCGGCGAGTACCAGCAGCGAAGATTTGCCGCCCAATTCCAGGCTCACACCCTTCACGGTTTCTGCTGCGCGCTGCATGACCTGGACACCGACCGCGTTGCTGCCGGTGAAGGAAATCTTGGCGATGCGCGGATCAGCCGACAGCGGCGCGCCGACGGCCAGGCCAGTGCCGCAGACCAGATTGAACACACCGTTTGGCAGACCGGCTTCGGCAATGATCGTCGCCAGTTCCAGCTCCGGCAGCGGTGTCACTTCCGACGGTTTAAGCACCACGCAGCAACCGGCAGCCAGGGCCGGGGCGAGTTTCCAGGCAGTGGTGACCATCGGGAAATTCCACGGCACGATCAGCCCCACCACACCGCATGGCTCGCGGCGCAAACGGGCGCTGAAATCGTCGCTCGACAATGCCACGACGCTGTCCTGTTTCGCGTCCAGGCCTTCGGCCAGATCGGCGTAATACTCGAACGTGGCGATTACATCGTCGACATCGATGGCCGCTTCGAACAGTGGTTTGCCGTTGTTGCTCGACTGCAATTTCATCAACTGCTCGCGACCGGCGTGTACGCCTGCGGCGATTCTGCGCAGGATCGCTCCGCGCTCGGCGCCGGTGGTTTTCGACCACTCTTTGAAAGCGTTGGTCGCCGCTGTAACAGCCTGATCGACAGCGTGTTCATCGCCGCCGTTTACGGTGGTCAACAGGGCTTCTGTAGCTGGGTTGATCACGCGCAGATGTTCGTTACCGGCGGACCATTGACCATCGATGAACAGGCCGTCCAAAGTAGTTGGAAAACTCATTTCGACACCGCCTTCATCCATTGGGCCTGATCGATTTCAATCAGGGTCGGGCCCTG
The Pseudomonas lini DNA segment above includes these coding regions:
- a CDS encoding ABC transporter substrate-binding protein; translated protein: MGEHDLNRRQFIKTVGVASVAAAAMSMPFIKANASDTRFQGKTLRLLTWSDDTGLAALRNIAATFEAKYGCKVIADRTGSTSEMVAKLKAGGDRPQYDIITLAGVGAEGLAAANLLEKPDLNRIPNLIDVPEKYRTGANGHGIGYLLWCNSLVYSTRTIKEAPDSYAALWDAELSPNIFLPPPNWTEAMDLIIIAAKLAGGDEHNIEPGFKKLAELKDRVVTLGENPNQIAELFRTGSLDMGGLYAPAFFPKQIRDPAYGLGATFGMKEGFYTDLMLSVMPKNRPGDTDLAYAFINHSLDPLVQGKMAEDIYNGPVNAKAIISAEARKSPYILTPEQIAEKAIMHDNAFLATVHDQWIRRYTEIFSS
- a CDS encoding ABC transporter permease, producing MEHQPLTHPVSAAPVRINRGVSPTARAWFFLSPSMLFLGVLIAASLLVLRMSVGTKGAEWTGFSLASYAQLLEPYYLKSLLLTLRLALISAVIAVLLAIPVAYTMSRLTSPFVRRIFLAAVLLPLLVNLLLQSYGWLVILGPGGMLNQALMGLGLIKRPIMLLYNQNGVLMGLVQTAFPLAVLPIASAMRGVARTYEEAAATLGASRLQVFRQVVLPMSLPGIITGATLVFAYNASSFVVPLLLGGRRVPMLAVMVHDQIAPLMNWPAASAAGVVLIVTTLAIMTLSEYITGRRRRMLEASQ
- a CDS encoding aldehyde dehydrogenase family protein codes for the protein MSFPTTLDGLFIDGQWSAGNEHLRVINPATEALLTTVNGGDEHAVDQAVTAATNAFKEWSKTTGAERGAILRRIAAGVHAGREQLMKLQSSNNGKPLFEAAIDVDDVIATFEYYADLAEGLDAKQDSVVALSSDDFSARLRREPCGVVGLIVPWNFPMVTTAWKLAPALAAGCCVVLKPSEVTPLPELELATIIAEAGLPNGVFNLVCGTGLAVGAPLSADPRIAKISFTGSNAVGVQVMQRAAETVKGVSLELGGKSSLLVLADADIELAVEVACGGGFFNAGQMCSATSRVLVADELAEKFVARLKARAEAIRVADPFDPTVEMGALVNQAQYQRVLGHIDRGLSEGAKLICGGNRPADLPRGYFLQPTIFIDAPLDSALWCEEIFGPVICVRSFTSEAEAIALANDSQFGLVASVVTRDAEAADRVANALQAGLVWINAPQVIFPQTAWGGYKQSSIGRELGPWGLQAFQEIKHVIRAV